The following are encoded together in the Bradyrhizobium algeriense genome:
- a CDS encoding DUF2059 domain-containing protein: MKSLSRILSAAGLAVGLALTAVPADAQQKNAPAATAPLKPGSPAALAAAKEILAMKNASAMYANAVPNLVEQTKNVLMQSNLNYQKDLNEVAVIVAKTLAGREKEIGEGMAQVYANEFTEQELKDLVTFYKSPLGQKLLSSEPRAIQFSMSYMNQWAQQFAETINGQFRAEMKKRGKEI; this comes from the coding sequence ATGAAGAGCCTTTCACGGATTTTGTCGGCGGCCGGCCTCGCAGTCGGACTGGCCCTGACCGCCGTTCCGGCCGACGCGCAGCAGAAAAATGCACCCGCCGCGACGGCGCCACTCAAGCCCGGCTCGCCGGCGGCGCTCGCCGCCGCCAAGGAAATCCTGGCGATGAAGAACGCGAGCGCGATGTATGCCAACGCCGTTCCCAATCTCGTCGAGCAGACCAAGAACGTGCTGATGCAGAGCAATCTGAACTATCAGAAGGACCTCAACGAGGTCGCCGTGATCGTTGCCAAGACTCTCGCCGGCCGCGAGAAGGAAATCGGCGAGGGCATGGCGCAGGTCTACGCCAACGAGTTCACCGAGCAGGAGCTGAAGGACCTCGTCACCTTCTACAAGTCGCCGCTCGGCCAGAAGCTGCTCTCGAGCGAGCCCCGTGCCATCCAGTTCAGCATGTCCTACATGAACCAGTGGGCGCAGCAATTTGCCGAAACCATCAACGGCCAGTTCCGCGCCGAGATGAAGAAGCGCGGCAAGGAAATCTGA
- a CDS encoding IS110 family transposase gives MVEDVHWFVGIDWATQNHRVCLLDAEGRRVGEREFVHGGAGLTELRDWLLEKTKAAPGRIAVAIEMPHGPVVEMLLEHGFTVFAINPKQLDRFRDRFTVAGAKDDSRDALVLGDSLRTDRKAFRQLATDDPTVIELREWSRLMDELLQERTRLANRLRQQLWRYYPQAAELTDDVADDWFLALWQKVPTPAAAAKVSEKAIARILKEHRIRRLDATTVLQTLRKAALFVAPGTREAACVHIRSLVARMHLINQQIKEAGAALDGLCDSLAAQDEENSSGQSHEQCDVAILRSWPGIGRIVLATLLTEAAQPLQARDYHALRALAGVAPVTRQSGKQRFVIRRLACNKRLQTAVHHWSRVAIQRDAAARRRYDALRQRGHGHARALRGVADRLLSALCATLTHRILYEADQRSAQTVATP, from the coding sequence ATGGTCGAGGATGTGCATTGGTTTGTCGGGATCGACTGGGCAACGCAGAACCATCGCGTTTGCCTGTTGGATGCCGAAGGAAGACGCGTGGGCGAGCGGGAGTTCGTCCATGGCGGAGCCGGCTTGACGGAGCTGCGAGACTGGCTGCTTGAGAAGACCAAGGCCGCGCCGGGGCGGATCGCCGTCGCGATCGAGATGCCGCACGGTCCCGTGGTGGAGATGCTGCTCGAGCACGGGTTTACGGTCTTTGCCATCAATCCCAAGCAACTCGATCGCTTCCGTGATCGCTTCACGGTCGCAGGCGCCAAGGATGACAGCCGTGACGCTCTTGTCCTCGGCGACTCGTTGCGCACCGATCGGAAAGCCTTCCGGCAGCTTGCCACCGACGATCCGACGGTGATCGAACTGCGCGAGTGGTCGCGCCTTATGGATGAACTGCTGCAGGAACGGACGCGTCTGGCCAATCGCCTGCGCCAGCAGCTATGGCGTTATTATCCGCAAGCGGCCGAACTGACCGACGATGTCGCAGATGATTGGTTCCTGGCGCTGTGGCAGAAGGTGCCGACCCCCGCTGCGGCCGCCAAGGTATCGGAGAAGGCGATTGCGCGCATCCTCAAGGAGCATCGCATCCGCCGTCTCGACGCCACCACCGTGCTGCAGACCTTGCGCAAGGCGGCCTTGTTCGTCGCACCAGGTACCAGGGAGGCCGCGTGCGTCCATATCCGCAGTCTTGTGGCGCGCATGCACCTGATCAATCAGCAGATCAAGGAAGCCGGCGCCGCCCTGGACGGCCTTTGCGACAGCCTCGCAGCACAGGATGAGGAGAACTCGTCGGGGCAGAGCCATGAGCAGTGTGACGTGGCAATCCTGCGCTCCTGGCCGGGAATCGGCAGGATTGTTCTCGCCACACTGCTCACCGAAGCAGCGCAACCGCTGCAGGCACGAGATTATCACGCCTTGCGTGCTCTGGCAGGGGTTGCTCCGGTAACACGGCAAAGCGGCAAGCAACGCTTCGTGATCCGGCGCCTCGCCTGCAACAAGCGGCTGCAGACTGCGGTCCATCACTGGTCACGCGTCGCCATCCAGCGCGACGCAGCCGCTCGGCGACGCTACGACGCCTTGCGGCAGCGCGGCCATGGCCATGCGCGTGCTTTGCGTGGTGTGGCTGATCGCTTGCTTTCCGCCCTGTGCGCGACGCTCACCCACCGGATCCTGTATGAGGCAGACCAGAGGAGTGCTCAGACCGTCGCCACGCCGTAA
- a CDS encoding TRAP transporter small permease subunit: MSPLLALSNSIDWLNEKLGGVCNWLVLAACVVSAANAMIRYAFGYSSNAWLELQWYMFALFIMFGASYTFKKNEHVRVELLYLMLSERGQLWLDLIGTLCFLIPSCLLLSYLSWPFFLQAYEVGETSSNAGGLLRWPIKLVVPVGFVFLALQGVSEVIKRIAALKGYVVIDAKYERPTQ, encoded by the coding sequence ATGAGCCCATTGTTGGCACTGAGTAATTCTATCGATTGGCTCAATGAGAAACTAGGCGGCGTCTGCAACTGGCTCGTGCTCGCAGCCTGCGTGGTGAGCGCGGCCAATGCGATGATCCGCTACGCGTTCGGCTACAGCTCCAACGCCTGGCTCGAACTGCAGTGGTACATGTTCGCCCTGTTCATAATGTTCGGCGCCTCCTACACGTTCAAGAAGAACGAGCATGTTCGCGTGGAACTTCTCTATCTGATGCTGTCCGAGCGCGGCCAGCTCTGGCTCGACCTGATCGGCACGCTGTGCTTCCTGATCCCGTCCTGCCTGCTGCTCAGCTATCTATCCTGGCCATTCTTCCTTCAGGCCTATGAGGTCGGCGAGACGTCGAGCAATGCCGGCGGCCTGCTGCGCTGGCCGATCAAGCTCGTCGTTCCCGTAGGCTTCGTTTTCCTGGCGCTGCAAGGCGTTTCCGAGGTGATCAAGCGCATCGCTGCACTGAAGGGTTATGTCGTGATCGATGCGAAATACGAGAGGCCGACCCAATGA
- the gor gene encoding glutathione-disulfide reductase: MAEFDVDLFVIGGGSGGVRAARIAANHGAKVMVAEEYRMGGTCVIRGCVPKKLFVLGSHVRHEIADAAGFGWTISDVSFDWPTLVANKDKEIARLEAAYAANVEKSGARIAKTRAVLEDAHTLQLMTGEKVTAKYILIATGGAPNHGREIPGIEHVISSNEAFHLTELPKRIVIQGGGYIALEFAGIFAGYGSDVTVIYRGDNILRGFDEDVRKHVRAEMEKQGITIITGCTIDKVDRHGNELTTHLSSGSSIASDKVMFAIGRHPNVANLGLEKAGVAINPANGGIAVDEWSKTSVDNIYAIGDVTHRLNLTPVAIREGHAFADTVFGKRPVQVDHATIPTAVFSQPEVGTVGLTEAEARAQFSHVDIYKADFRPIKATMSGRDTRVLMKLVVDGMTDRVLGCHIVGDTAAEIVQAVAIAVKMKATKADFDATIALHPTAAEELVTMRTPTARHVRQAAE; this comes from the coding sequence ATGGCTGAGTTCGACGTCGATCTGTTCGTCATCGGCGGTGGTTCGGGCGGCGTTCGCGCCGCCCGCATCGCAGCCAACCATGGCGCCAAGGTCATGGTCGCCGAAGAATATCGGATGGGCGGCACCTGCGTGATCCGCGGTTGCGTGCCGAAAAAGCTGTTCGTGCTCGGCTCGCACGTCCGCCACGAGATCGCGGACGCCGCCGGTTTCGGCTGGACCATATCGGACGTCTCCTTCGACTGGCCGACGCTGGTCGCCAACAAGGACAAGGAGATTGCCCGGCTGGAAGCCGCCTACGCCGCCAATGTTGAGAAATCAGGCGCGCGCATCGCAAAGACCCGCGCGGTGCTCGAAGACGCCCACACGCTGCAGCTGATGACCGGCGAGAAGGTCACTGCGAAATACATCCTGATCGCGACCGGCGGCGCGCCCAACCACGGGCGGGAAATCCCCGGCATCGAGCACGTCATCTCCTCGAACGAGGCGTTTCATCTCACCGAATTGCCGAAGCGTATCGTGATCCAGGGCGGCGGCTATATCGCGCTGGAATTCGCCGGCATTTTTGCCGGCTACGGTTCCGACGTGACCGTGATCTATCGCGGCGACAACATTTTGCGCGGTTTCGACGAGGATGTCCGCAAGCACGTGCGCGCCGAAATGGAGAAGCAGGGCATCACCATCATCACCGGCTGCACCATCGATAAAGTGGACAGGCACGGCAACGAATTGACGACCCATTTGTCGAGCGGTTCGAGCATTGCGTCCGACAAGGTGATGTTCGCCATCGGCCGGCACCCGAACGTCGCCAATCTCGGGCTCGAGAAGGCCGGCGTCGCCATCAATCCGGCGAATGGTGGCATCGCCGTCGATGAATGGTCCAAAACCTCGGTCGACAACATCTATGCGATCGGCGACGTCACCCATCGTCTCAATTTGACGCCGGTGGCGATCCGCGAGGGCCATGCCTTCGCCGACACCGTGTTCGGCAAGCGTCCCGTCCAGGTCGATCACGCGACTATCCCGACGGCTGTATTCTCGCAGCCCGAGGTCGGCACCGTCGGCCTGACCGAAGCCGAGGCCCGGGCGCAATTCAGTCACGTCGATATCTACAAGGCCGATTTCCGCCCGATCAAGGCGACGATGTCCGGCCGCGACACCCGCGTGCTGATGAAGCTCGTGGTCGATGGCATGACGGACCGCGTGCTCGGCTGCCACATCGTCGGCGACACGGCGGCTGAAATCGTCCAGGCGGTTGCAATCGCGGTGAAGATGAAAGCGACGAAAGCCGATTTCGACGCGACGATCGCGCTGCATCCGACAGCGGCGGAAGAGCTGGTGACGATGCGGACGCCGACGGCAAGGCATGTACGCCAGGCGGCGGAGTAG
- a CDS encoding SDR family NAD(P)-dependent oxidoreductase, which translates to MQVRKFKSTGGTAMREFAGKTAFVTGGAAGIGLALGRAFAQSGMKVMLADIETDALQAAVKSLQEISPNISGTICDVADAESVERAARATFDAFGRVHVVCNNAGVAAGGGIDHISLDNWRWVIDVNLMGVLHGIKSFLPHIRAHGEGGHIVNTASMAGMQGGLGFSPYAASKFAVVNMSEGLALQLRPHGIGVSVLCPHFVRTGIGESGRNRPERYGQPQPLDPASPAAAMVAEIARQNGAGLEPAAVAARVLSAIRDDELYIFTHPGMRAEVEPRFAAILAALDKGAGPIIPGVSGPHDAVPAGKTTLDMRPRNGGFRKAFGTWIWMDLNGRRRHRRWSTCRTA; encoded by the coding sequence ATGCAAGTACGGAAGTTCAAATCCACAGGAGGAACCGCCATGCGAGAGTTCGCCGGCAAGACGGCCTTTGTGACCGGCGGAGCCGCAGGCATCGGACTTGCGCTCGGCCGGGCGTTTGCTCAATCCGGCATGAAGGTGATGCTGGCGGATATCGAGACGGATGCCCTGCAGGCCGCCGTCAAAAGCCTGCAGGAAATCTCCCCCAACATCAGCGGTACCATCTGCGATGTGGCCGACGCGGAAAGCGTCGAGCGCGCGGCGCGGGCCACATTCGATGCGTTCGGGCGTGTCCATGTCGTGTGCAACAATGCGGGCGTCGCTGCGGGCGGCGGCATCGACCACATCTCGCTGGATAATTGGCGATGGGTCATCGACGTCAACCTGATGGGCGTGCTTCACGGCATCAAAAGCTTCCTGCCGCATATCCGCGCCCATGGCGAAGGCGGCCATATCGTCAACACCGCATCGATGGCGGGGATGCAGGGTGGGTTGGGATTTAGCCCCTATGCGGCGAGCAAGTTTGCGGTCGTCAACATGTCGGAAGGCCTTGCCCTGCAGCTCAGGCCGCACGGGATCGGCGTAAGCGTGTTATGTCCACACTTTGTGCGCACCGGCATCGGCGAGAGCGGGCGCAACCGGCCAGAGCGTTACGGCCAGCCGCAACCGCTCGATCCCGCCAGTCCGGCGGCGGCGATGGTGGCCGAGATTGCAAGGCAGAATGGGGCGGGGCTCGAGCCTGCGGCGGTCGCCGCGCGCGTGCTCAGCGCGATTCGGGACGATGAACTCTACATTTTCACCCATCCCGGCATGCGTGCCGAGGTCGAGCCCCGTTTCGCGGCCATTTTGGCCGCACTGGACAAGGGTGCCGGCCCAATAATCCCGGGCGTGTCGGGCCCTCATGACGCTGTTCCTGCCGGCAAAACGACGCTAGACATGCGCCCGCGGAACGGCGGATTTCGGAAGGCATTCGGCACGTGGATATGGATGGACTTAAACGGCAGGCGGCGGCACAGGCGCTGGAGCACGTGCAGGACGGCATGA
- a CDS encoding TRAP transporter large permease, translating into MITLEMMPPLMFGGLILAMLIGFPVAFTLAALGLSFGFLSIYLGYFDMNFLQAIPGRIFGGVLSNELLLAIPFFTFMGSVLERCGLAEDMLDSMGQLFGPVRGGLGYSVIIVGFILGAITGTVAAQVIAMALISMPVMLRYGYNVRYITGVLAASGTITQLVPPSLVLIVMADQLGKSVGDMYLGAWGPSVLQIALFAGYTFMLGLIKPGHVPAVPREARTLTGWPLWRKCLMGIIPSAVLIFVVLGTMMLGLATPTEAGAMGAIGAIILAAIHHKDLSNKGQKMLIVGIVAAGIGAIIGVLLGKGLAFKLTFAVVYLAIVWLCLEAVRIPDLRDLIKQGYSTTMRLSTMVVFILIGSTCFSVVFLGVSGGVWLEHHLTSIPGGVWGFLIFINLFIFFLAFFLDFFEIAFIILPMVAPIAQKILTPVVGPDAALIWFGVMLCVNMQTSFLHPPFGFALFYLRGVAPKEVKSSDIYWGAVPWIGLQAVMVAIVIAFPVVVTALLDKPLDVDLSKVRIEVPQIELPPMLDFGGPKQ; encoded by the coding sequence ATGATCACGCTGGAGATGATGCCGCCGCTGATGTTCGGCGGCTTGATTCTGGCCATGCTGATCGGTTTTCCGGTGGCCTTCACGCTGGCCGCGCTCGGGCTGTCCTTCGGCTTCCTGTCGATCTATCTCGGCTACTTCGACATGAACTTCCTGCAGGCGATTCCCGGACGCATCTTCGGCGGTGTGCTTTCCAACGAATTGCTGCTCGCGATTCCCTTCTTCACCTTCATGGGTTCCGTCCTCGAACGGTGCGGCCTCGCTGAAGACATGCTGGATTCGATGGGCCAGTTGTTCGGCCCGGTCCGCGGCGGTCTCGGCTATTCCGTCATCATCGTTGGCTTCATCCTTGGCGCGATCACCGGCACGGTGGCGGCGCAAGTCATTGCCATGGCGCTGATCTCGATGCCGGTGATGCTCCGCTATGGTTACAACGTGCGCTACATCACCGGCGTGCTGGCTGCATCCGGCACCATCACCCAGCTGGTGCCGCCCTCGCTGGTGCTGATCGTGATGGCCGACCAGCTCGGCAAATCGGTCGGCGACATGTATCTCGGCGCCTGGGGCCCCTCGGTGCTCCAGATCGCCCTGTTCGCCGGCTACACGTTCATGCTCGGACTGATCAAGCCCGGTCACGTGCCGGCGGTGCCCAGGGAAGCGCGAACGCTGACAGGCTGGCCGCTCTGGCGCAAATGCCTGATGGGCATCATTCCGTCGGCCGTGCTGATCTTCGTGGTGCTGGGCACCATGATGCTGGGTCTGGCGACGCCGACCGAAGCCGGCGCGATGGGCGCCATCGGCGCGATCATTCTCGCCGCAATCCATCACAAGGACCTGAGCAACAAGGGCCAAAAGATGCTGATCGTCGGCATCGTCGCAGCCGGCATCGGCGCGATCATCGGAGTTCTCCTCGGCAAGGGGCTCGCGTTCAAGCTAACCTTCGCGGTGGTCTATCTCGCCATCGTATGGCTTTGTCTCGAAGCCGTCCGCATTCCTGACCTGCGCGACCTGATCAAGCAGGGCTACTCGACGACCATGCGCCTCTCCACCATGGTGGTCTTCATCCTGATCGGCTCGACCTGCTTCTCGGTGGTGTTCCTCGGCGTCTCCGGCGGCGTCTGGCTCGAGCACCACCTGACCTCGATTCCGGGCGGCGTCTGGGGTTTTCTGATCTTCATCAACCTCTTCATCTTCTTCCTGGCGTTCTTCCTCGACTTCTTCGAGATTGCCTTCATCATCCTGCCCATGGTTGCGCCGATCGCGCAGAAGATTCTGACACCAGTCGTCGGCCCGGATGCCGCCCTGATCTGGTTCGGCGTCATGCTCTGCGTCAACATGCAGACGTCGTTCCTGCATCCCCCCTTCGGCTTCGCGCTGTTCTACCTGCGCGGCGTCGCGCCCAAGGAGGTCAAGAGCTCCGATATCTATTGGGGTGCAGTGCCCTGGATCGGCCTGCAGGCGGTCATGGTGGCGATCGTGATCGCCTTCCCTGTCGTGGTTACCGCCCTGCTCGACAAGCCGCTCGACGTCGATCTCAGCAAGGTCAGGATCGAGGTGCCGCAGATCGAACTGCCACCGATGCTGGATTTCGGCGGGCCGAAACAATAG
- the gph gene encoding phosphoglycolate phosphatase (PGP is an essential enzyme in the glycolate salvage pathway in higher organisms (photorespiration in plants). Phosphoglycolate results from the oxidase activity of RubisCO in the Calvin cycle when concentrations of carbon dioxide are low relative to oxygen. This enzyme is a member of the Haloacid Dehalogenase (HAD) superfamily of aspartate-nucleophile hydrolase enzymes (PF00702).): MTLPRIVVFDLDGTLVDTAPDLIAALNFALDREGVPPVPLKSARNMIGAGARKLIERGLELEGRMMSVADVDRLMKDFIDYYAAHIADASRPFEGLEAALDELAAQGCRFAVCTNKLEWLSKLLLDQLGLSGRFSAICGADTFGVSKPDPIILQQTVARAGGDMAATIMVGDAGPDVGVARRAGIPVIGVEFGYTDVPIAELKPDRLIGHMRELPAAVESLSKVPS, encoded by the coding sequence ATGACCCTTCCCCGCATTGTTGTCTTCGACCTCGACGGCACCCTCGTCGACACCGCACCCGACCTGATCGCCGCGCTCAATTTCGCGCTCGACCGCGAGGGCGTGCCGCCGGTGCCGCTGAAATCGGCGCGCAACATGATCGGCGCCGGCGCCCGCAAGCTGATCGAGCGCGGGCTCGAACTGGAAGGCCGCATGATGAGCGTTGCGGACGTCGATCGCCTCATGAAGGATTTCATCGACTATTACGCCGCCCATATTGCCGATGCCTCGCGGCCGTTCGAGGGGCTGGAAGCCGCCCTCGATGAGCTTGCGGCACAGGGCTGCCGCTTCGCGGTGTGCACCAACAAGCTGGAATGGCTGTCGAAGCTGCTGCTCGACCAATTGGGGCTCAGCGGACGATTTTCTGCCATCTGCGGCGCCGACACGTTCGGCGTCTCGAAGCCCGACCCCATCATCCTGCAGCAGACGGTGGCACGGGCGGGCGGCGACATGGCTGCGACCATCATGGTCGGCGACGCCGGCCCCGACGTCGGCGTGGCGAGGCGGGCCGGCATTCCCGTGATCGGCGTCGAATTCGGCTACACCGACGTGCCGATCGCCGAACTGAAGCCCGATCGGCTGATCGGCCATATGCGCGAGCTGCCGGCGGCGGTGGAAAGCCTCAGCAAAGTTCCATCCTGA
- a CDS encoding 3-hydroxybutyryl-CoA dehydrogenase, with product MIESIGIVGAGTMGNGIAQVCAAAGLPVVMTDISDAALTRGMSVVSNSLERLVNKQKMTDADRQAALARITTSTDTAKFSTCDLVIEAATENEDLKVKILKDLCAKLQPRALLATNTSSISITKLAAATDRPDRFIGLHFFNPVPLMALLELIRGLQTSDDTHAKAEAFSKRIGKVSITAKNSPGFAVNRILCPMINEAIFALQEGIATAEDLDAGMKLGCNHPIGPLALADMIGLDTMLSVMEVFYEGFNDPKYRPAPLLKEMVAAGHLGRKTGQGFYSYGK from the coding sequence ATGATCGAATCAATCGGTATCGTCGGCGCAGGCACCATGGGCAACGGCATCGCGCAGGTGTGCGCCGCCGCCGGTCTTCCCGTCGTCATGACCGACATCTCGGATGCCGCGCTGACGCGCGGCATGTCGGTCGTGTCCAACAGCCTGGAGCGCCTGGTCAACAAGCAGAAGATGACCGATGCCGACCGGCAGGCCGCGCTGGCGCGGATCACGACGAGCACGGACACCGCGAAGTTCTCCACCTGCGATCTCGTGATCGAGGCTGCGACCGAAAACGAAGATTTGAAGGTGAAGATCCTGAAGGATCTCTGCGCAAAACTGCAGCCGCGCGCGCTGCTCGCCACCAACACCTCCTCGATCTCGATTACCAAGCTCGCCGCCGCGACCGACCGGCCGGATCGCTTCATCGGCCTGCACTTCTTCAATCCGGTGCCGCTGATGGCGCTGTTGGAGTTGATCCGTGGTTTGCAGACGTCGGACGATACCCATGCCAAGGCGGAAGCGTTTTCAAAACGGATCGGCAAGGTATCCATCACGGCGAAGAACAGCCCGGGCTTTGCGGTCAACCGCATCCTGTGCCCGATGATCAACGAGGCGATCTTTGCGCTTCAGGAAGGCATCGCCACGGCAGAAGATCTCGATGCCGGCATGAAGCTCGGCTGCAACCACCCGATCGGCCCGCTGGCGCTCGCCGATATGATCGGCCTCGACACCATGCTGTCGGTGATGGAAGTCTTCTATGAGGGATTCAACGATCCGAAATATCGCCCGGCGCCGCTGCTGAAGGAAATGGTCGCCGCCGGCCATCTCGGCCGCAAGACCGGGCAGGGGTTTTATAGTTACGGGAAGTAA
- the moaA gene encoding GTP 3',8-cyclase MoaA: MSGSPLPDQLFQPMVDPFGRTIRYLRVSVTDRCDLRCFYCMSEDMTFLPKADLLTLEELDRLCSAFIAKGVRKIRLTGGEPLVRRNVMSLVRSLSRHLSSGALDELTLSTNASQLARFAGELRDCGVRRVNVSLDTLDAHKFRAITRWGDLDKVLAGIEAARDAGLAVKINAVALKNMNEEEIPALMEWAHGKGMALTLIEVMPMGDIGEGRIDQYVPLSLLRARLAKHYTLTDLDDDTGGPARYVRVAETGGKLGFITPMTHNFCESCNRVRITCTGTLHTCLGHEDASDLRKPLRASADNDLLSAAIDRAIGLKPKGHDFIIDRRHNRPSVSRHMSVTGG; this comes from the coding sequence ATGAGCGGATCCCCGTTACCCGATCAGTTGTTCCAGCCGATGGTCGATCCGTTCGGCCGGACCATCCGGTATCTGCGCGTGTCGGTGACCGATCGCTGCGATCTGCGCTGCTTCTATTGCATGTCCGAGGACATGACCTTCCTGCCGAAAGCCGATCTCCTGACGCTGGAAGAACTCGACCGGCTGTGCTCGGCCTTCATCGCCAAGGGCGTGCGCAAGATCCGCCTCACCGGCGGCGAGCCGCTGGTCCGGCGCAACGTGATGTCGCTGGTGCGCTCGCTGTCGCGGCATCTTTCAAGCGGCGCGCTCGATGAATTGACGTTGTCCACCAACGCTTCGCAACTGGCGCGCTTCGCCGGCGAATTGCGCGACTGCGGCGTTCGCCGCGTCAACGTCTCGCTCGACACGCTCGATGCGCATAAATTCCGCGCCATCACGCGCTGGGGCGATCTCGACAAGGTTCTGGCCGGCATCGAAGCCGCGCGCGACGCAGGCCTTGCGGTCAAGATCAACGCAGTGGCGCTGAAGAACATGAACGAGGAAGAAATCCCCGCGCTGATGGAATGGGCGCACGGCAAGGGCATGGCGCTGACGCTGATCGAAGTGATGCCGATGGGCGACATCGGCGAAGGCCGGATCGATCAGTACGTACCGCTGTCGCTCCTGCGCGCCCGCCTCGCCAAGCACTACACGCTGACCGACCTCGACGACGATACCGGCGGCCCCGCCCGCTATGTCCGCGTTGCCGAAACCGGCGGCAAGCTCGGCTTCATCACGCCGATGACCCATAATTTCTGCGAGTCCTGTAACCGGGTACGGATCACCTGCACCGGCACGCTGCATACCTGCCTCGGCCACGAAGATGCCTCCGATTTACGCAAACCGCTGCGCGCCTCCGCCGACAATGATTTGCTGTCGGCCGCCATCGACCGCGCGATCGGGCTGAAGCCGAAGGGCCACGACTTCATCATCGACCGCCGGCATAACCGCCCGAGCGTCTCGCGCCACATGAGCGTGACCGGCGGCTGA
- the rpiA gene encoding ribose-5-phosphate isomerase RpiA — translation MDGLKRQAAAQALEHVQDGMKLGLGTGSTARHFVDLLGQRVAGGLRVVGVPTSEATRAQAEACNIPLTTLDEVDRLDLTVDGADELDGALNLIKGGGGALLREKIVAAASDRMIVIADDTKWVDVLGRFPLPVEVIPFGLAATQRAMATAFAQSGVSGQMGLRKGKDGHFFVTDGGHWIVDAHLGRITDAPRLAGLLSLIPGVVEHGLFIGLASTAVLAGAQGIRVVERR, via the coding sequence ATGGATGGACTTAAACGGCAGGCGGCGGCACAGGCGCTGGAGCACGTGCAGGACGGCATGAAGCTCGGGCTCGGCACCGGCTCGACCGCCAGGCATTTCGTCGACCTGCTCGGCCAGAGGGTTGCCGGCGGGTTACGCGTGGTGGGCGTACCGACATCGGAAGCGACCCGCGCCCAGGCCGAAGCGTGCAATATTCCGCTGACGACGCTCGATGAAGTCGACCGGCTCGATCTCACCGTCGACGGCGCCGACGAACTCGATGGCGCGCTGAACCTGATCAAGGGCGGCGGCGGCGCGCTGTTGCGGGAGAAGATCGTGGCGGCGGCCTCCGATCGCATGATCGTGATTGCCGACGATACCAAATGGGTCGATGTTCTCGGCCGTTTCCCCCTACCTGTGGAGGTAATTCCGTTCGGGCTGGCCGCAACCCAGCGGGCCATGGCCACGGCATTTGCTCAAAGCGGCGTTTCCGGGCAAATGGGGCTCCGCAAGGGCAAGGACGGCCACTTTTTTGTCACCGATGGCGGCCACTGGATTGTCGATGCCCATCTCGGGCGCATCACGGATGCGCCGCGTCTGGCGGGCCTCTTGAGCCTGATCCCGGGTGTCGTCGAACACGGGTTGTTCATTGGCCTGGCCAGCACCGCCGTCCTGGCAGGTGCCCAGGGAATTCGCGTAGTTGAGCGGCGGTAA